ATCTCGTCAAGCTCCTCCATGGTGGCGGCACCTGTCACCTCGTACCCCTCACCGCGGAGAAACCCGGTGATAAGCTCCAGATTGCGCATGTTATACTCGACTATAAGGACTTTTTCAGAGGGGGGCATGCTCACACCCCCCCTTTGATTGTTTCCAATCCTGTGGGCATTCCGCTCAGGATCCCTCTCAACGAGGTGAGCGGCTTCCCGATCCTGAGGCCCTGAGCAGTTATCTCCAGCTCCCGCATGATCTTCTCATGATCACTGAGGCGCTTCTTGAGGACTCCGATGGCCTTGCGCAGCTCCCCTGCCATCTCGAGGTACCGCAGGAAAATGATATTATCGGCAAGGTAGCTGATGCCTATCTCCGTGGCGCGGAAATCGCCGGTAATGCTCTCCACCTCGTTGATGAGAATGACGGTGACCCCCATATTCATCAGGTATCTTGTGAGGGCGTGCATCTGGGTGATCATGTCCTCGCCCTTGAGGGCAAGGCGGTATCCGCTGACGCTGTCCAGGCAGATGACGCGGGCATTCTTTTCTTCCACCTCCCTGCGGATGATTGAAGTGAGCTCACTGGCGGTATATTGAAGGGCCTCTATCTTCACCAGCGAAAACGCTTCATTCTTCAGCATCGATGCCACGGGGATCTTTATCGCTTCGCTTCTGTGGAGAATGCTCTCCCTGCTCTCCTCGAAGGTATAGAACACGGAGCGCTCCCCTCTTGTCGCCGCCTCTTTCATGAAGAGCAGTCCGCTGGTGGTCTTTCCCACGCCGCATGGGCCGGTGATGATGGTCACCGTGCCGCGCTCGATCCCGCCGTGAAGCATGGAATCAAGCCCGGGAACCCCCGAGGATATGATCTCCGGGGTGTAGGGCCTTGTGTACTCTTCGGGTATTATTATCGGGAAGACCTCCATGCCTTTCCCGCTGAGGCGCATGGAATGGGCGCCGGGGAGGAAATCTGAGCCGCGGAACTTCGTCACTTTTATATGCCGCATGCATCCGGAAAAACTAAGGTCCATGATCCCGTCTGCAATGAACTGGAGATGATCATCGGGAGCCTCGGCGCTCTGCTCCGAGGTAAAGAGCACCGTGCACTCCAGCTCCTGGAGAAAGCGCATGAAGGAGACTATCTGCTTCCTGAACTGGAACGGATCGGGTGAGAGATACCGGAACTGGGTCATGGTGTCCACGAAGACAGCGACGGGCTTCAGAGCCTGAACCTGGGCCACAATGGACTGCGTGATGGGATCGCGCTCCACGTCAGCGGGGGAGAAGAGGTCGTACATCTGCTCCTTGACAAAAAAATCTTTTGTGGGGCTCACATCAAGAAAATCAATTCTGTCGAGCGTGAAGGCCATGGCCCGCGCGTTGAAGCGAATCTTCTCCGTGGACTCCACGAGGGTGATGAAGAGAGCCTTCTGCCCCTTTACGGCCGCGGCGGTGAGAAAATGCATCCCCAGCACCGTTTTGCCCGCCCCGGGCCCTCCTCGCAGCAGGTACGCATTTCCCTTGATGAGGCCGCCCTTCAGGATTTCATCAATGCCTTTCACTCCCGTGGATAATCTTCCCTCAGTTCCAGTGTTCATAGGTCCCTCCTTATGCTCAACAGCATATCAGACGAGATCGTGATAAGCCCGGAGCTTATCACGTGCGTCAGAATGAATCCCCGAATTGAATTTATCGCGGTACTTGGATCCCTGGCATGGAATAGAGTGGAAAAAGAGTGGCTGCAAGCTTTCGGGGCCATATAAATTATAACAGAAATCCTCTGCGAAGTCCACTTTCGTCACTGCTCCTTCCTCCATAAGGAAATCCGGTCATAAAGCTTTCAACCTGCCCGGATACCTGCCAGGCTGAAGCGGAGCCTGCGCCCTGTGCAGGGTTATCGTCATCGTGGTGCCGAGGCCCTCCCGCGACTCCGCCTTCAATGTGCCTCCGAACCTCTCAATTATCTTCTTTGAGAGAGACAGCCCCAGGCCCGTGCCTTTGCGTGAGTCCCTGACAGGAGAGAAGGGATCGAACAGGCGGGAGAGATGCTTTTCAGGCATTCCCATGCCGTTATCATGCAGCAGCAGAGTTACAGTCCTCTCTGCCTGGATCACCTTGAGGTCTATGGTCCTTTTCATGCTGTCACTGCACTCTTCCAGTGAACAGCGGGCATGGGAAAGCAGGTTCACTATCACCTGGCTGAGCCCGTTGGGGGAGGCGACGGCCATCACCGCATGAGATGGCCTGTCAATCCTGAGCTCTATGGCGCTCTCCCTGAGCTGCCTTCCCAGGATTCTGATGGAATTGTCTATGGATATGCCGATGTCAAGCGGGCCCGGCTCACCTGTGTCTGCCTGGGATAATTCGCTGAGCCCCTTGACAATATCCGTGGCCCGGGAGATATTTTCCTTTGCGGCGGTGAGCTCCGTGAGCAGCTCTTTTGCAGGAGACCTGCCTCTCTTGACAATTGCCTCGAGGACCTCCACGATGAAAGCGATATGAGCGAGGGACTGGCTCAGCTCATGGGAGGTGACCAGGGCCATTTCACCTATGGCGGCAAGCTTCTCCGATTGCACCAGGAGCTCATTGTTCTCCCGGAGCTTCCGCTCGGAGAGCTTTTTACCCGAAATATCACTTGCCCCTGCAAGGGCGCCAATGACCTTGCCTGCCTCATTGCGGCACACGGAAGCATTCATCACTACCGGGATGGTGCGCCCTTCCCGGTGCATGATCTCAAGCTCATAATTTCTCACCGCACCCTTTTTGAGGGTCTCCTCGCAGCCGTTCTTTGCCTTATCTGGCTGGGTGAAATAAGCGCAGAAGTCTGTCTCAATGAGGCTCTCTCTCGGCACGCCGGTATATGATTCGATTTTTCCATTCGCATCGGTGATTTTTCCTTCAGGGGTGAGTGACACCAGCGCGCCGGGATAGATTTCCATGAGGCTGTTCGCGATTGCCGCCTCGGTAGTCTTTTCTGCCGGGGGGCGCTCATTGCTCTTCCGCTGGATGAGGGAGGCCAGCGTATTTGCAGCAGTGAGCAGGAAATCCACCTCTCTCTGATCCCGCTGATGGCCGTCGTCAAGCTGAATATTGAGCACGCCAAAGACCTTGTCGAAGCTGCGGATGGGAATGCAATAATGGCCGTGGGGCTCCATATTCTTGGAGCGTATCTCGTGGCTGGTGCCGACATGGGAGGCAAACTGCACCTTTTTCGTCTGCGCGGCCTTCCCGCACAGGCATGTGCCTATGGGGATATTGCCGCACAGCTCCAGGTGCTCCCGGGAAAGCTCTCTATGGGCTTTTATCACGAGCCTTTCAGGGTCGCCTTCAATGAGGGCTATGCTTCCCTTTCGCATCGCACCAGCCCACGGAAGGGAGAGCACAATCGAGAGGGCCCGCTCCAGCGTCACCTGCAGGCTTATATCCAGCAGAGAAAGGCGGAGAAGCGAGTTGAGGTCTTTCTGGAAGTCATGGCTATGCTGGAGATCCCGGTCCCGCTTTACAAGCGTGGTGATATCCTGGAGTGCCACAATGACCTGAGAAGCCTTGCCATGAGCGTCCCTGACATATGAAATGCCTGCCGAAACCGGCACTTCGCGGCCGCCCTTTGCAATGAGGCAAAAAGGCGGGATATCTATGATTCTCTCCTTCAATGCCTGGCTCAACTGGCCCTCTACGCGTCTCCTGTCGCTTTTCTTTACAAATTTCCGGGCCAGTGTTGAAATCTTATTTCTTTGAATCTTTTCTCTGCCATAGCCGGTAATTTTCTCGAGAGCCTGACTGAGAGATATGACCCTGCCGGTCATGTCCAGCACAATAATGCCGATATTGACTGCATCAAGGATATTGGCGGCGTTCCTGTAGGTGCTTATGTCACTTATTGCGGTTCTGCATACCCCCTCACCCGTGCAGGCGCTCTCCAGCAGTGCCGCGAATTCACGGCCTTCGCCTGTCACCAGGCGCACTTCACAGACCTGCGGCTCTTTTTCTCTGAACATGCGCTTGAGATGGGAATAGTAGGTGTCCCTGTCTTCAGCCATGAGGTGCACAAGAAAAGGCTTTCCAAGAAGGAAGTCACGCTCGAGATTCAATTTTTTCGCAATGGTGAGGTTCGCTTCCCGTATGATTCCCTTTTCATCGATAGTGACGTAGCCCACGGGAGCCGAATCGAAAAGCTCGCAGTATTTTGCCCTGGATTCCTCGATCACTGCCTGGGCCCTGATGAGCTCCTTGTTCTGCATATCAAGCTCGATGTGATATAACTGCTGCTCATAGACAAGGTTTCTATGCCTGGTTTCCAGGCTTTTCTCACCTTCACCGGGCGCGGTATCCGCTTCATCTCTCGTGCCTGCAGGCTTCATTTCCGTAGCAGATGTCTTTTTTCTCATTCCACCTCCTGGCTGACGTGTTAAGGGTGTCAAGCATGTGCAGCAGAATAGTATGGTATTTCACTCCTGTATTTACCATACTATGTTATTCCGTGAATAAGCAATAAGAAAAAGTCTAGTTTTTCCCTTTTATTTTCCCCCGCCTGGAGCCTGAATGAATGGCGGTATTTATTCATATGCCTCTTCAATCGTGAAGCTCCAGTGATAACGCAGCTCATCGTCAACAGGGTTGTAATTGATGAGATCCACGTATTTTTCGCATTGCATGGATTCACCGTCATAGAGCATTTTTGCCCCGCAGTCGCATTTTGCGGTTTCCGCCCATTTTGTGAATTCCTCTTTGGTGAGCCAGTTCATGCCTCTCTCATCTCCATATTTTTTCTCTTCAGGCAGATATTGATCAGGAACCTGGAAATACTGAATCATAGCTTACCTCCTACAGTGAAGCACTGGTGACATTTTGTCCGGGTGCTTTGCCCGGGGGGCTTGGCCAGGCACGCCTTTCATCGATGGTCTTGACCACCATGTCGGCGGCTTTGCCCAGACCCCCCCTTCATCAGCTTGTTTACTGAGAATCCCTGTTATTATGCTTTTTCATCTGCCCCGCGGCATTGATTTACCGATTTCTATTGTCTTGATTCCATCCATTCGAGTTCTTGAAATAGTTTTGGGGAATCTGGTAAAAGGCCTGGGGGACATCCCGGGTCTGCACCCAGGAGTTCTGCAGAGAAGGCGAGTTGTACCACTGCCCCTGGGTGAGGTAATAGTACTGCTGGCCAAACCGGAAGATATCGAGGCTCTGGCCCGGGGCGTAATAAACCTGTTGAGTCCCCGGAACCCTGGACCATTGAAACTGATTATTCGTCAGCCCCGGCGGCAAGGAGGCGCCGCTCCAGCCGGTTTTATTGCCTTGAGCCCAGCCGGGCGGGTTCTTGAAATAGCTTTGAGGGATCTGGTAAAAGGCCTGGGGGACATTCTGGGTCTGCACCCAGGAGCTTTGGAGAGAAGGCGCATTGTACCACTGCCCCTGGCTGAGGTAATAATACTGCTGGCCATACTGGAATATATCGAGATTCTGGCCCGGGACATATTGAATCTCTTGAGCCCCCGGAACCCTGGACCATTTCAGCCGATTACCAAGCTGCCACGGCTGCATGGAGGCGTCCCCCCAGGTGGTGGTATTGCCTTGATTCCAGCTGGACGGGTTCTTGAAATAGGTCTGAGGGATCTGGTAAAAGACCTGGGGGATGTTCTGGGTGCTTACCCAGGAGCCCTGGAGAGAAGGAGCGGTGTACCACTTCCCCAGCGACTGGCTGAGGTAATAATACTGCTGGCCATACTGGAATATATCGGCATTCTGGCCCGGGGCATAGAGAACCTGCGGAACCCCAGGAACCTGGGTCCATTGAACCGGAGTGGTCAGCTCGAAATAAGACTGCTGAGGCTGAGCGGCCCAGGCCGGCGTGACCAGGAGCGCTATCAGCCATATCCAGAGCAATTTTCTTATAAGACGCGACATTGTGATTCCTCCTTGGAATATTCTGATTTTATCACTGGCAAGATTCAATCCGCTTAGCCTCCTCTGAGCGTTGACACGATGAAAACCTGATGAAATCTGCGATATCGGCTTTCTCCGGCAATCGCAGTGCTTTCCTGATGAGTGAAGAATGCCGTCTTTCTCCTATTCTCATTATACCCCCGGAGTGTCCGGGTTCATATAAGAAAAAGTCCGGACTTCGGGGATGCGCTTCCCGGGTGGGTGATGGGGATCAAAATCAGAGTTTTTCTTATTGCATGCTGAGCAAAAAAAAGAGATGATATAATGAGAAATTTCTATTTCAATGCTGAATAAAGGAGATTCATCAGTATGAGATTAGTTGAGGGAAAAGCATTCATGGCATGCTTCATCGTTTGTTTCCTGATTTATGGCATGTCGGGATGCCTGGGAGGAGGACAGGGTCCCGCGCTGACGCCTCCAACGACACCTGTTTCTGAGCACAGCGCCTCACCCTCGCCTGGGGTAAAGAAGGCAGGAAAACTCGTATATTCCTGCCCGATGCATCCCGAAGTCGTATCAGACAAGCCCGGTAAATGTCCAAAATGCGGAATGAGCCTTGAGCAGGTTTCCAGGCCATGACAGGGCACCTCCACTCCTTTTCATAGCGCTCCCGCTCTCTTTACCATGTCCCTGTGATGTACTTGATCCTTGCCACGGCAATGTTATGGTCCCTTATTGCCTCGAGCCTCATGAGCCGGGCTTTTGCCTGGCTCCACTGGGCGTCGATGATTTCCAGCGAGATCCCCTTGCCTGACCTGTAGCGGAGCCCTGCAATCCTGAGCACCTCGGCGGCTTCAGTGAGGGCAGCCTCCGCGAGCTTTGTGTTATTGTCTGCAGCATCCATGGCCTTCCAGGCGGTTATGAGCTCCTTCTCAAGGGTAAGACGGGCGGCCTCCTTCTCGGCAATGAGGCCCTCGAGGAGTGCCAGGGCCTTATCCCTCCGGAATTTTCTTGATCCCCCGTCGCCAATGGCCACGCTTGCCAGGATGCCTGTTGAGTACCCCGGGTTTGGATCGGTGCGCGTCGGGGTTATGGCCTGACCCATGCCGAAGACATAGACCTGGGGAAGATACTCGCCTTCGACTGCATGAGCCTCTCGCCGCGCGGCTTCAATCTTTTCATTGAATCGAAGAAGTACCGGGTGGCTCTCGAGAGAAGCGCGAAGGGCCCCGCTCTCTCCCGGTGACTCCCATGGGACAAAGGCCTCGGAAAGCTCCTGCGCCGAGCGGGTATCGCCCCCAAGGAGGGCCATGAGGGATGCCCTCTCTGATTCGAAGGCTGCTCTCAGCCTGTTTATGGAGCTTTCTGCCGCAGCCCTTTCATTCTTTGCCCTGAGAAGATAGAGAAGCGGTATCTTGCCGGCTTCGTAAAGCTCCCCGGAGCGCTTCACATTTTCATTCTGCAGCGCGAGGAGCTCCTCGTAAGCTTTACGCG
The Candidatus Eremiobacterota bacterium genome window above contains:
- a CDS encoding ATPase domain-containing protein; the encoded protein is MNTGTEGRLSTGVKGIDEILKGGLIKGNAYLLRGGPGAGKTVLGMHFLTAAAVKGQKALFITLVESTEKIRFNARAMAFTLDRIDFLDVSPTKDFFVKEQMYDLFSPADVERDPITQSIVAQVQALKPVAVFVDTMTQFRYLSPDPFQFRKQIVSFMRFLQELECTVLFTSEQSAEAPDDHLQFIADGIMDLSFSGCMRHIKVTKFRGSDFLPGAHSMRLSGKGMEVFPIIIPEEYTRPYTPEIISSGVPGLDSMLHGGIERGTVTIITGPCGVGKTTSGLLFMKEAATRGERSVFYTFEESRESILHRSEAIKIPVASMLKNEAFSLVKIEALQYTASELTSIIRREVEEKNARVICLDSVSGYRLALKGEDMITQMHALTRYLMNMGVTVILINEVESITGDFRATEIGISYLADNIIFLRYLEMAGELRKAIGVLKKRLSDHEKIMRELEITAQGLRIGKPLTSLRGILSGMPTGLETIKGGV
- a CDS encoding PAS domain S-box protein, which gives rise to MRKKTSATEMKPAGTRDEADTAPGEGEKSLETRHRNLVYEQQLYHIELDMQNKELIRAQAVIEESRAKYCELFDSAPVGYVTIDEKGIIREANLTIAKKLNLERDFLLGKPFLVHLMAEDRDTYYSHLKRMFREKEPQVCEVRLVTGEGREFAALLESACTGEGVCRTAISDISTYRNAANILDAVNIGIIVLDMTGRVISLSQALEKITGYGREKIQRNKISTLARKFVKKSDRRRVEGQLSQALKERIIDIPPFCLIAKGGREVPVSAGISYVRDAHGKASQVIVALQDITTLVKRDRDLQHSHDFQKDLNSLLRLSLLDISLQVTLERALSIVLSLPWAGAMRKGSIALIEGDPERLVIKAHRELSREHLELCGNIPIGTCLCGKAAQTKKVQFASHVGTSHEIRSKNMEPHGHYCIPIRSFDKVFGVLNIQLDDGHQRDQREVDFLLTAANTLASLIQRKSNERPPAEKTTEAAIANSLMEIYPGALVSLTPEGKITDANGKIESYTGVPRESLIETDFCAYFTQPDKAKNGCEETLKKGAVRNYELEIMHREGRTIPVVMNASVCRNEAGKVIGALAGASDISGKKLSERKLRENNELLVQSEKLAAIGEMALVTSHELSQSLAHIAFIVEVLEAIVKRGRSPAKELLTELTAAKENISRATDIVKGLSELSQADTGEPGPLDIGISIDNSIRILGRQLRESAIELRIDRPSHAVMAVASPNGLSQVIVNLLSHARCSLEECSDSMKRTIDLKVIQAERTVTLLLHDNGMGMPEKHLSRLFDPFSPVRDSRKGTGLGLSLSKKIIERFGGTLKAESREGLGTTMTITLHRAQAPLQPGRYPGRLKAL
- a CDS encoding heavy metal-binding domain-containing protein; this translates as MSGCLGGGQGPALTPPTTPVSEHSASPSPGVKKAGKLVYSCPMHPEVVSDKPGKCPKCGMSLEQVSRP
- a CDS encoding TolC family protein; amino-acid sequence: MKLALSTLILLLLFASPCSSDEPAIEGPLDMKGAIERGFQNSPRLKIARAGVKSTQAETGEARSRLEPALSVNGVYSTGDMPMLISSAPLVMPQNIIRLENNTSGLLNAMIMAPLYTGGTFSNSVRARERDEAAASWEEKRVRLELAMEIKTSYLQALFLDESRKAYEELLALQNENVKRSGELYEAGKIPLLYLLRAKNERAAAESSINRLRAAFESERASLMALLGGDTRSAQELSEAFVPWESPGESGALRASLESHPVLLRFNEKIEAARREAHAVEGEYLPQVYVFGMGQAITPTRTDPNPGYSTGILASVAIGDGGSRKFRRDKALALLEGLIAEKEAARLTLEKELITAWKAMDAADNNTKLAEAALTEAAEVLRIAGLRYRSGKGISLEIIDAQWSQAKARLMRLEAIRDHNIAVARIKYITGTW